A genome region from Arachis duranensis cultivar V14167 chromosome 6, aradu.V14167.gnm2.J7QH, whole genome shotgun sequence includes the following:
- the LOC107493975 gene encoding rho GTPase-activating protein 5 translates to MEIGWPSNVRHVAHVTFDRFHGFLGLPVEFEPEVPRRPPSASANVFGVSTESMQLSFDARGNSVPTILLLMQRHLYAQGGLQAEGIFRINAENGQEESVREQLNRGVVPEGIDVHCLAGLIKAWFRELPTGVLDPLSPEQVMQSQSEEECSQLVRLLPPTEAALLDWAINLMADVAQLEHLNKMNARNVAMVFAPNMTHMADPLTALMYAVQVMNFLKTLVVKTLRDREESMVNSNPVSNLNSFDDDGHHSTSQLILKDDSESEKDCNEEDKEFVTEEPSQQSPSHGTEDSCETESGSKILDSCETEGGSKILTTSTENFISRENRLLVDTCPCNLVSQLCSMAIGLQDSNNLASAECKEDQSNICKSKSLQLNTSKLIDLPAAGSTEKNLGTSIIGRINSRTELAEAWR, encoded by the exons atggagattGGGTGGCCTTCTAATGTGAGACACGTGGCACATGTAACCTTTGATCGGTTCCATGGCTTTCTTGGTTTGCCTGTTGAATTCGAACCTGAGGTTCCCAGAAGGCCTCCAAGTGCAAG TGCAAATGTTTTTGGGGTTTCAACAGAATCTATGCAGCTTTCTTTTGATGCCAGAGGAAATAGTGTACCTACGATTCTGCTTTTGATGCAAAGACATTTGTACGCACAAGGAGGTCTGCAG GCTGAAGGGATCTTCAGAATTAATGCTGAAAATGGTCAAGAGGAGTCAGTGAGGGAACAATTAAACAGAGGAGTTGTACCAGAAGGCATTGACGTGCATTGTCTGGCAGGTCTTATAAAG GCTTGGTTCAGAGAACTGCCCACTGGGGTATTAGACCCACTTTCGCCAGAGCAGGTGATGCAGTCTCAGTCAGAGGAAGAATGTTCTCAGCTTGTGAGGCTACTTCCACCGACAGAAGCTGCTTTGCTAGATTGGGCAATAAACCTAATGGCTGACGTTGCTCAACTGGAACATCTGAACAAAATGAACGCACGCAATGTTGCAATGGTTTTTGCACCAAATATGACTCAC ATGGCAGATCCTTTGACTGCTTTGATGTATGCAGTACAAGTCATGAATTTCCTCAAGACACTTGTCGTGAAGACACTGAGAGATAGAGAGGAGTCTATGGTAAATTCCAATCCTGTTTCCAACCTAAATTCTTTTGATGACGATGGGCACCACAGCACTTCACAACTGATCCTAAAAGATGACAGTGAAAGTGAAAAGGATTGTAATGAAGAGGATAAAGAATTTGTTACTGAAGAACCTTCTCAACAAAGCCCTAGTCATGGTACAGAAGACAGCTGTGAAACTGAAAGTGGATCCAAAATTTTAGACAGCTGTGAAACTGAAGGCGGATCCAAAATTTTGACGACATCCACTGAAAATTTCATTTCTAGAGAAAATAGGTTGCTAGTTGATACTTGTCCGTGCAATCTCGTCTCGCAGCTTTGTTCTATGGCAATCGGACTTCAGGACTCTAACAACCTTGCTTCTGCTGAGTGTAAGGAGGATCAATCAAATATCTGCAAGAGCAAAAGCCTTCAACTGAATACTTCTAAG